The genomic stretch GCAGGTGGTCCGGGTCGTAGGTCTTGAAGGCCACGCCGAGCAGCGTCGCCACCGGGCCGAGGGTGATGTAGCGCTTCTCCCAGTTCAGGCGCAGGCCGAGCACTTCCTCGCCTTGCCATTGGCCGCGGCAGATCACGCCGCTGTCGTTCATGGCGCCGGCATCGCTCCCGGCGTAGGGGCCGGTGAGGGCGAAGCAGGGGATGTCGGTGCCGTTGGCCAGGCGTGGCAGGTAGTGGTTGCGTTGCTCCTCGG from Sulfurovum riftiae encodes the following:
- a CDS encoding acyl-CoA dehydrogenase family protein, whose translation is MPRLANGTDIPCFALTGPYAGSDAGAMNDSGVICRGQWQGEEVLGLRLNWEKRYITLGPVATLLGVAFKTYDPDHLLGDEEELGISLALIPTDTPGVEIGRRHLPLGAAFMNGPNWGKDVFVPLE